One window from the genome of Oryctolagus cuniculus chromosome 1, mOryCun1.1, whole genome shotgun sequence encodes:
- the MAP3K11 gene encoding mitogen-activated protein kinase kinase kinase 11: MEPLKNLFLKSPLGSWNGGGGGGGGGSGGRPEGSPRAAAYANPVWTALFDYEPSGQDELALRKGDRVEVLSRDAAISGDEGWWAGQVGGQVGIFPSNYVSRGGGPPPCEVASFQELRLEEVIGIGGFGKVYRGSWRGELVAVKAARQDPDEDISVTAESVRQEARLFAMLAHPNIIALKAVCLEEPNLCLVMEYAAGGPLSRALAGRRVPPHVLVNWAVQIARGMHYLHCEALVPVIHRDLKSNNILLLQPIEGDDMEHKTLKITDFGLAREWHKTTQMSAAGTYAWMAPEVIKASTFSKGSDVWSFGVLLWELLTGEVPYRGIDCLAVAYGVAVNKLTLPIPSTCPDPFAQLMADCWAQDPHRRPDFASILQQLEALEAQVLREMPRDSFHSMQEGWKREIQGLFDELRAKEKELLSREEELTRAAREQRSQAEQLRRREHLLAQWELEVFERELTLLLQQVDRERPHVRRRRGTFKRSKLRARDGGERISMPLDFKHRITVQASPGLDRRKNVFEVGAGDSPTFPRFRAIQLEPAEPGQAWGRQSPRRLEDSSSGERRGCRAWGPSPPKPGEAQDGRRRSRVEEATWNLDSEDSSPLGSPSTPPALNGNPPRPSPEPEEPRRPSPGERGSSSGTPKLIQRALLRGTALLASLGLGRDLQPPAGRERGELPPASPVPVPPPSPAEPPPSSLIRFSAKTPTPAPLLLDLAVPAGQPSAKSPRREETRGGTVSPPPGTSRSAPGTPGTPRSPPLGLISRPRPSPLRSRIDPWSFVSAGPRPSPLPSPQPAPRRAPWTLFPDSDPFWDSPPANPFQGRPQDCRAQTKDVGAQAPWAPEAGR, translated from the exons ATGGAGCCCTTGAAGAACCTCTTCCTGAAGAGCCCTCTGGGGTCCTGGaacggcgggggcggcggcggcggcggcggcagcgggggCCGGCCGGAGGGGTCGCCCAGGGCAGCGGCGTATGCCAACCCCGTGTGGACAGCCCTGTTCGACTACGAGCCCAGCGGGCAGGATGAGCTGGCACTGCGGAAGGGCGACCGTGTGGAGGTGCTGTCTCGGGACGCGGCCATCTCCGGAGATGAGGGCTGGTGGGCGGGCCAGGTGGGTGGCCAGGTGGGCATCTTTCCATCCAACTACGTGTCAAGGGGTGGCGGGCCGCCTCCCTGCGAGGTGGCCAGCTTCCAGGAGCTGCGGCTGGAGGAGGTGATCGGCATCGGCGGCTTCGGCAAGGTGTACCGGGGCAGCTGGCGGGGCGAGCTGGTGGCCGTGAAGGCGGCCCGCCAGGACCCGGACGAGGACATCAGCGTGACGGCGGAGAGCGTCCGTCAGGAGGCCCGGCTCTTTGCCATGCTGGCGCACCCCAACATCATCGCCCTCAAGGCCGTGTGCCTGGAGGAGCCCAACCTGTGCCTGGTGATGGAGTACGCGGCCGGGGGGCCCCTCAGCCGCGCCCTGGCCGGCCGCCGCGTGCCCCCGCATGTGCTGGTCAACTGGGCCGTGCAGATCGCCCGCGGGATGCACTACCTGCACTGCGAAGCCCTGGTGCCCGTCATCCACCGCGACCTCAAATCCAACAACA tcctgctgctgcagcccaTTGAGGGTGACGACATGGAACACAAGACGCTGAAGATCaccgactttggcctggcccgagAGTGGCACAAGACCACGCAGATGAGCGCTGCCGGCACGTACGCCTGGATGGCGCCCGAGGTCATCAAGGCCTCCACCTTCTCCAAGGGCAGCGACGTCTGGAG CTTTGGGGTGCTGCTGTGGGAACTACTGACCGGGGAAGTGCCCTACCGCGGGATCGACTGCCTTGCCGTGGCCTATGGCGTGGCCGTTAACAAGCTCACACTGCCCATCCCATCCACCTGCCCGGATCCCTTTGCACAGCTTATGGCCG ACTGCTGGGCGCAGGACCCCCACCGCAGGCCCGACTTCGCCTCcatcctgcagcagctggaggcaCTGGAGGCACAGGTCCTGCGGGAAATGCCGCGGGACTCGTTCCATTCCATGCAGGAAGGCTGGAAACGCGAGATCCAGGGCCTGTTCGACGAGCTGCGGGCCAAGGAGAAG GAGCTGCTGAGCCGCGAGGAGGAGCTGACGCGCGCGGCGCGCGAGCAGCGGTCGCAGGCGGAGCAGCTGCGGCGGCGCGAGCACCTGCTGGCCCAGTGGGAGCTGGAGGTGTTCGAGCGCGAGCTGACGCTGCTGCTGCAGCAAGTGGACCGCGAGCGGCCGCACGTGCGCCGCCGCCGCGGCACCTTCAAGCGGAGCAAGCTGCGGGCGCGCGACGGGGGCGAGCGCATCAGCATGCCACTCG ACTTTAAGCACCGCATCACCGTGCAGGCCTCGCCCGGCCTTGACCGGAGGAAAAACGTCTTCGAAGTCGGAGCTGGGGACTCGCCCACCTTCCCCCGGTTCCGGGCCATCCAGT TGGAGCCTGCAGAGCCGGGCCAGGCGTGGGGCCGCCAGTCCCCCAGGCGTCTAGAAGACTCGAGCAGCGGCGAGCGGCGAGGGTGCCGGGCCTGGGGTCCCAGTCCCCCCAAGCCCGGAGAGGCCCAGGACGGGAG gagGAGGTCCCGCGTGGAGGAAGCCACCTGGAATCTGGATTCAGAGGACTCGTCGCCCTTGGGGTCTCCTTCCACACCGCCGGCGCTCAACG GTAACCCTCCGCGGCCGAGCCCAGAGCCGGAGGAGCCCCGGCGGCCCAGCCCCGGCGAGCGCGGGAGCAGCTCCGGGACGCCCAAGCTGATCCAGCGCGCACTCCTGCGCGGCACCGCCCTGCTCGCCTCGCTGGGCCTCGGCCGCGACCTGCAGCCACCAGCGGGCCGCGAGCGCGGGGAGCTGCCGCCAGCGTCCCCCGTGCCGGTACCCCCACCGAGCCCAGCTGAGCCACCTCCTTCCTCACTCATCCGCTTCTCAGCCAAGACGCCCACCCCGGCGCCCCTGCTGCTGGACCTGGCTGTCCCCGCGGGCCAGCCCTCGGCCAAGAGCCCCCGCCGCGAGGAGACACGCG GAGGCACCGTCTCACCTCCGCCTGGGACGTCACGCTCCGCTCCGGGCACCCCGGGCACACCGCGCTCCCCACCCCTGGGCCTCATCAGCCGACCTCGGCCCTCACCCCTCCGCAGCCGCATCGACCCGTGGAGCTTCGTGTCAGCGGGGCCCCGGCCATCACCCCTGCCCTCGCCACAGCCTGCGCCCCGACGGGCACCCTGGACCTTGTTCCCGGACTCGGACCCTTTCTGGGACTCCCCGCCTGCCAACCCCTTCCAGGGGAGGCCTCAGGACTGCAGGGC